In Lolium rigidum isolate FL_2022 chromosome 7, APGP_CSIRO_Lrig_0.1, whole genome shotgun sequence, the DNA window TTTGGTCCAACATCTTCAATCATCGATCCTGGATCGCTCGGTGGTGGGCATCCTAGTTGGAGAAATCAGATCCATGGTTGATGTCTTCACGGAGGTCTCCTTTGTCCACGTGAAGCGTAGTCTTAGTGAAGCAACACATTGTTTAGCGAAATCTTATCATTTTTTCCTTTTAGTGAGATTTTTAACTCTATTCCGGATTGCACTCGGGGAATTCTTTGTATTCATGATGTGTGATCAATAAATTGTTGTGTTCTGTCAAAAAACAACTAGCAGTAAATAGAGAACCAACATGTGGTTCGATGGATAGGTGGATCTGCCGGATCAGTTTTTTAGACTTAGTTTTTTGGTGGTGTTCACAAAGGTACGGTGTGAGGCGTCAGTGTGTTTTGCAAAACAATAATTAGTAAATGACAACTTTTGGATTACAATAATAATTATCGCTAAATTACTGGATTTTGGCAAACAACACTACAAGTTTGAAAATCAAAACCGAACAAAGCCATCTAAAGTAATTGGGCTGGTCCAGAAAAAAGTGGCTGGGCCAGACCGGCAAGATCGATATACACCATCCTATGCTCGGTATTCTCCCCGGAAACAAAGAAGCCAGAACCTGCCCCAATTCCTCGAATCCCAGAGGCCAAAACCCTCCTCCTCCCGTCCCCCACCGCCGGCCATCTCCTCCTCCGCCGATGGATCTCTCCACCGTGAACGCGGCGCTCGCCGCCAAGTCCTACCCCGACCTCGCCCCCATCTGCGACGACCTCTTCCTCCAGGTACGCGCgcgcccctctcctccgccccacCTGCCCGCACAAGGGTTAGCGACGAAATCGCATCCCCAACCCCCCTCCCCTCACGCGTTCCACGAATCGACTCGCAGGTCGCGTCCCAGGGCGCCGCCACCGACGGCTGGCCCTACGCCGTCCACCTACTCGCCCACCTCTACCTCAACGACCTGTATGTGATTTGCTCCCCCCCTACCCCCCTGTTTTTGTTAATTTTCCGCGTCCGGATTTGGGTTCCAACCTAGGGTTTATGTGCCAATGTTGTGCGGAGCAGGAACAGCGCGAGGTTTCTGTGGAAGACGGTGCCTCAGGAGGTGAAGGACGCGCATCCGGAGCTTGCCGCCTTCTGGAAGATTGGCCAGTGCCTCTGGAACCGCGACTACGCAGGCGTCTACACGAGCGCACAGGGGTTCGAGTGGGGCCCTGAGATCGCTGATTTTGTGGCCGCCTTCGTAGGTATTTTGCTTGTGCTTTTTACTGTTGGGAAAATTTGCTACTGGACACCGTTATTTTGCGTCCTTTGCCCAAACACATTAAACTTTCATGTCTTTGCTAAATAACATTATGATTTTCTGGCCATTTGTTGTGACACACCGCACGTCCAATAACGGAAAGGTTGATCATCGTACGTGAATTGATCATCATGACATCATCCTTCGGCTTCGTCTTATGAGCCACGTTCTCGACTCCACTTCCCACGGATCCATCACCCCTGACTCCCTCCCTTCGCCCCCGTCTTCAGGACCCACCCCGCCATCGGGAGGGTTGCAGTCCCGCCGCCAAGGATGGATCCCGATTTAAGTTATTTTGTGCTAGTTCAACTGAATCGTGTTGTGTTATTTTGTGCTAGTTGACCTGAACTTAAGCCAGTCGGACGTGTCTGTTGTTTTGTGGTATTTTCCTGTGATATATTGAACGTGAAATGTCCACGTTTTGTGCCATGGAAGGGTTCATGTGCTATACTGGACGTGCAGTCGTTGCTGATCCATGGAAGGGTTCATGTGCTATACGTGCAGTCGTTGCTGCAGATCCATGGAAGGGTTCAGTTCAACTACTCGCTCGCGGCGGCGCACACGCCGGCGCCAAGCACCAACCGTTGCGCCCTCGTGATCCAGCACAACATAACTGAATGGCAAAAAAAATACGGGGTTCACGTGCGAAGATCAACCTTTCTGTTCTGAGGCGCGCGGTGTGTTATAGCAAATGACCAGAAAATCATAATGGTATTTAGCAAAGGCATGAAAGTTGAGTGTGTCTGGGCAAAGGACACAAAATAACAGTGTCCAGTAACAAATTTTCCCTTCACTGTTTAGCATGGTATATATATGTTTTCTTCGCTAGTTGCATAATGTAGTGTAGCTTGGATTTCTTGTTTCTATAGAGCTGtggtatttttttattttgaggtGAGGGCGGGGAGATGCAGATGAGTGGGTTGTGTCGATGGAGTATTCATGGAGAAGATTTATCTTTGTAATTTGGCAAGATCCTAGCTGAATATGAATGAGACATTGGTAGTAAAGTCTTGTGCTATTATCATCTGGTTGTTGAAGAAGCTTACAACATATGAG includes these proteins:
- the LOC124677302 gene encoding COP9 signalosome complex subunit 8-like, with the protein product MDLSTVNAALAAKSYPDLAPICDDLFLQVASQGAATDGWPYAVHLLAHLYLNDLNSARFLWKTVPQEVKDAHPELAAFWKIGQCLWNRDYAGVYTSAQGFEWGPEIADFVAAFVESYRKRIFELLTSSYSTISVADVAHFMGMSEEDATNYAVQNGWSLDAAAKMLTVTKQKPQTNQKLDASKLQRLTECVFHLEH